The genomic stretch attctataattctttCGCAGATAATAAGCGTAATCACGGAGCAATATTTGCTAATCAAAATTACTGTGTGACGCTCATGTAAAAAGTCATCTCTCTcacatttgtaattaattaacattaataatcgcACTTTTTCTATAATCAAATAGTAACAAGAGAAACGTAATATCAGGATAATCATCTGGTTTCACACGCAACATCACTGTCATCTTGAGCACAGATTTACACAAGCACGCATACCGCGAAGtgacgcacacacacattacaCACATCATCAGTCTCTATTGTATCAAAACTTCCGAGTCATATTGGTAAAACCATCGTCGAACCTTATGGATTGGACTTACTGAGGAAGCTCATAAGCATTCGCTCATGCCGCGCGCCGAAACGAGCGAATCTCTTAAGTATCGCGACCCTGAGAGTCGTGGTATTGGATGTTAGTTAATTTTTACTGTTGCTACGTGGACTGGCGGGTGTACTATTCGCCTGTTGCTGCGCacgttgtatataaatatttaacaatttcagCTTGCTGGAATACAGGCTGCTCAGGTGTGGTTTCAGCACCTCCTCGCCGACTGCGACATGGATCGCCACCATACAAAAAACTGCACTCTTGCGTACTGCGCTTTCAGCGTCATCATAGgcctatgatatatataaattatattcagtaTTACATAttcagtattatatataaatcgatatttttttccaagagaatttttctctaaacgCTTTACCTTAATAAGACCTGGCATAACCTTGGCAAGATGAGGTTCGATAGCATCGCGTCCCCAATGCTCCACAACCTTGTGCAACATCTTTATCGCACCCATATTTAATGGATATGACTCCGTAGCGATTATGGTGGAAactaaatgtataatttgctCAGGCTTCAAAACCATAGCCATCGTCGCTGCACACTTTTCCGCGTTCCAATGTACCtgttattacaaaatacaGCGTCATGAATATAATGTTTGTGTCGATTCTTGCCAATTAAAGTAgtttatacttataatttatactcaCTGGAGATCTACCGCCGCTACCGCTAGAAGAATCAACCTTCTGATCATCGGATTTGTAGGCGTAAATAACTTTCAGTACTAGCAATTCATTGTAAGAAGAGAAACACTCTATCAATTCTTGACACTTAAGCATATCAATTAGCGTTTGAAGCACTTCTACCTGTATCACTTTACCATCATTGGATAAGCTATCTAATAAAACTTTGAGCACTTTTCTGAAAtaccaaaaatttattaaatcactcgaattaaattatcaaaatacgcAAAATTATAAGACGTACTTGAAATTTCGTTTGACATACAACGCATCCCCTTCGCGgacatataattgaaattcttgTAACACCGATACTTTTTCTGTAGTTTGCGCCACTTTAGATTGCAGGATTTTAACCATATTATCTACTATTTCTGGTCTATTCGTTAAATCAGGCGAtgatcctgtatatatatatatatatacatataaaaaaaataaaatatttcaatattcttataaaaaaatcatttttttgattaaaaaagaatgataaaatgCATACCGTGCGTTTTATAACCATTATTCTCTTGAGGTAGAATCAAATCACCAGCGATCGTATCGGATCCGTTCACCGTTATATTACTAGATCGTCCTCGTTGCGTTGGTGAAGAAACCGACGAAGATCGACCCTAAAAACATTAACaatcaagattattttatattcattcttGTTTATCATgtgtattttcttattaacttACCGAATTAGATAAAGTAAGACCTTCCATTCTTTCTTCTACATCGGCCATATTGCTGATTCCACTGTCTTTGCTGGTAGTAGCTCTCCAGACGCTCAAAGCCGTAATTTTGAATTTCAGCGGTTGTGCGCCGTAGTGATCTATggaataaactttaaaattaaaatatctcaaaattataacgtaatgcatctttaacataatattgtaCTATCAATATGATAAAACAATCATTTACATACTTGTACACTTCCTCCATATTTTCATCTCCTCCGTCAATTTCGGTTCTCGCATCTATTTTAATGTCATTCTTCGCTTTCGTTCGAGCTGGCGAGCTTTGTGCTCTAGGTGGTGGTGTCCCGGGCGAAGCCGGATTACTCGAAGCGGACGATTTCCTTAAATGATTTTGCACTAGGGGCCAAGCtgtttcctaaaaaaaaaaataatgatttcagCAGCGAGAACgatatagaaagaaataacACTGACGAATAGCTAATTCAACATACTTGATAGTATTTTGGCAACTCGGAAAGTATCATAGTAACTTGAGGTGGATTGAGATTGTAAAGTGATATCACAGCATTCTGCGCGTGCCTCTTCACGTCTTGGCTTTTACCGTCATTCGACCAGTCAAGTAGTCGCGCAAGTGCTGTCCCTGCAGAACTGGTAAGTGCGGACGGTTCCGCCGTCTCGGCGATCTGTGCGATAAATTTCAATGCTGCTACTTTCACGCGAGAATTTGGTGTTTGTGTTGGATCTGTAAGATACCTCATGACAGCCGGTAGAAGCTGTTGTCCCGGGAAGTAGTCTCTAAAAcacaaaaatcatattacgtaaaaaaatttaataattatatttaatattaatataatataaagtatcatGCGTTTGTAAAAAGCAAACAAATCCCTCACCTTATAATATCAAGCGTTCTCTGGATCTTTGTTTGTATGGATCCCAATAGATCGGTGCCCAATTTATTGAGCAATCTTGCACATAAAACGTAAAGCCAATCACCAAGACCTTCGCTGTGAGTCATCACTAGTTCATTTAATGTGTCCAAAAACAAACTGAAGACTTTGGTATGAGAATCCATAAacattttcgtaaaaatatccGTCACTCTACGCAAATCTGATGTTGTCAATGTATTTCCGCTATTCAAATAATGCTGTAAGCCCACCAAGCCTTCTTTCCGATCTCCCCAATGTTTATGAGCAcagttttcaataatttctttgatgtcctgtaaaatgaaaagataccattgtgtttcttttaaacttttaattttaatacacataattattccaaATCTTCGACATATAATGTAagtgtttttatatacaaaataataattttttttaaccttAAAATACAATTGCTGCActaatcgatttaaaaatatctaatgagttataatgttttctttttaatgtgtgcaaaataaaaaaaaatttaacaaacctTTGGGATAGACTGATCCCATAGATCACGGTATAGTCTCGGTTGAGAGCCACTCCATGAGTATGACTAATGGGTAGATGGACGATGAAGAGATATGGAGAACAGAACGGCGTGTCGCGTTAGTCAACAAATACGCCGCAACAAAACCAAAAGTAAAAAACCAGACACATGCATTAGCTACATCTTCATACAGTGTTAAAAGCTGTTTttggtatttttaaaatatttttttttatttaataaaaaaaaatattgaactgtacaaaaattaaatgtcaacagaaattatattataaaacaatatattctgtacataTTTGCATGCTACTAAAACTGAAATGAAACTAaagtattatgtaaatattaaaattaaagtataagaaaaatcataaaagcaataaatcaattatcatataaaaacgtgtgcaaattcttaatataatgtaGCATGATATATATGAAGATAATATGCATGAAGATGTATCTAGTccgtcaatttaatttttttgtgaatgGCTAGTGTGTTAGTTTATGAGAAGAgtataaatttaacgatacAAAGGTATATTACATAACTTTGAttaaatgcgatatatattctttctttaaagtaaaatagaaatcaCAGTTGATAAACGCATggttatttctaatttttcaattcctGATTGAAATTGCTACTTACATCGCTAGCTCGTCTGTAACCATCTATGCTTCGTTCCGAGCATATGCTGCTGTTTTCACTGTCGTCACTATGATCTCCTTTGCCACCTGGTATTCTGCTGTAATTGTCGATACTATCAAGAGTCAAAGCATCTGCCAAAGCGGATTCCGCCTCGCGTGATTTTAGCAACATTTTCTGTGCCATGACTGGTGGTCTAGTGCTATCTGTCGGCGACATATGTAGATTTCTCCctctatcaatttaaaaaattcacgtCAGTAACTGCTCCAACTCACTTTTTATAGCATTTgaattacgaaaaaatatatgcacctTAGTTTGCTTGCAAAACTTCTGTCCATTCCAAATCTCTGTGGACTGGGTTCGCGACTGTTGCTTGTGCTGCCGATACCGTGACCGGATAAACGCCTTGGTCTGCCTATTAGTGACTCGCCTTCGCGATTGTACGTGGCGTAGTTCAATCTAGATGATGGGGATCCTGATCTGCTACTAGctgttgaagaaaaaattaaacgatttcattattaaagatCCATCCACAGAACTTTCTTCGCAGAAATCACAAAACATACGTTGAGATTGCGAAACTCCCGACATTCTCGTTCTTGTCCTTGCAACTCTTTCTGGACTAGCAATTGTGTTAGGATCCGGAGACTTACTAGGGCGAGCTAATGCAACATAAAATAGTACAATTACATTCGTCGTACATTGACTAATAATTGTTATCTTTGACAATCAATTCGAAATTACTCACGAAGTGCTGCTACTGCTTTCTGTCTACTCATATTCGCATACATTGTCCTGGCCTTCGCCCTTTGAGCAGCTTGCAAATCGATCGCGCTAGTAGATCTAATACCACCCGGTGTACCTCGGTCTGtaggaatataaaataaattaatttataagatattaactTTAGTAGTACTTTACAACTATgtgcaagataaaaaataaaaaggacaACAGCTCCATTTGTGCAccaatcttttataattgcagTGTGATGTAACGTAATGTATGTAAGTGTGATCTCAATTTCTAATACAAAtgacaatagaaaaattacaatgaCTGTCTGTTGGTCTTTGTAGTATCGGGATACCAGATTGACGATAAGATCGAGGCAAAGACGGAGTACGTCTGAGTGAACCGTGCGGTTGACCAATGGTCTGATGCAAATTTTCCGTACTACCTTCATACGTTTAATgcaaagaagagaagaagtcACAAAGAGAGCAGCATGAAAACAGAATGCCAAGTTCTTTATGTTAGAATcgcaaatatgaaaatacacATTGATATATTCAAGTGCAACCGTAATCTGTTTTAATGGAGCGtattattacagatataaacaaaaaaatcttcaCCTGCCGCGCTCATCGCAGGTCTGGCTGTTCGTGGGCTAACGCTCGATGATCTCGCATTAGCCACGACATTTAAGCTGTTACTACTGCCGCTATTGCTGAGAGACATCAAAGAGCGTTTATATGACGCGTCCAAATTATTAAGTAGTATCTCAGCCTGCTCTGGAAAGTGATTTTTAAATGCCCAGAATGATCtataaaaaacgataaaattatgttattaaaccgattattttataaaaaactaagtatatataaatatcattgtcGAAAAGACACTCACTTCCTGGCAAAAACTCGCGCTTCCGGATCGGAGTCCGCGATGCCTTTCTTAAGCGCGTCCGGCAATGTTGTTATGTGCTTCTGCAATATCTGCGTAGGCCACGTCTGCAGAATTAGAGCCAGATATTCCCAGGTTGCTTTACGAATGTCTTTGCTCTTGTTACTCACGCACGATATGATAATAGGCACATATCGACTACAGTGGGTATTTTGAAGAATAAACCGAACTGCCACTGCACCGGATGTCGCCACGACCTAGTTTACCATGTGAAAAtgggtaattaaattatgggtaattaaaaataattaaaactcttaccttttatgaaaataaaatgataaaagtaaaGGGTAAAAATTAGCGGATATACatgattgtaaaattttacgagATGTAAACATTTGTAACAAggacatataatttaaataaatacgacaaacaataatcaaattataataaatggcaGAAATCTAATATTATCTCATAAGATTCACCTTGGCACTGTTCTGTATGAGGTTCATTAACGTTAGCAAAACCGCCTCGCCAAAATTGGCAAATTTGTTCTTCAGACTCTGACTCAGAAAGGCTAGAGTTACACACGCCTCTCGCGCTACTTGGGATCTAAGATCTGTGCAGGCCTGCTCGAATGGTCGCTGCATGTTCTTTAGGCACTCGTGGAAATTTTCGTAATTAGTGCCACCTGCGAGTATAATGGCCCTTAACTTTTTCATCTGCAAAAACAGAAAgataagtagaaaaaaaatcatcaggCCTCctaaaaaagatttgtattttttctaagTGACACGCACGTTTTCTGTTCTTAGTTTCCAGTCCTTCTTGTCGTCGCCCACCGTCTCCCTGATACTCTTCATCTGTTCTTCGAGATCCTTCGCCGAAAATAAAGTTGTAGTAGGTACGTCTTCAAATGAAGTGATAAAGTATTCTTCGTCGACGGCTCCGGCTTGTGCTGGATAAAcagcaataattttctttatattcacTTCAATGCGAAAATATTGTGTACATTGTATAATATgcgtgttataaataataattacttccAAGAACAATATTCATGCTTTACACTTTccgaaaaaattatcaatgattatgataaaaaaagttacacgATTTACTATAAACTGCTATGTAAGCGGTCGTCatacaaaatgataaagaaatgcGTCCCACATTAACAAAAATGATGATtgcaaatgataataaataagcaCGTTGCAAATGATAAGTAGAATTGATGACAGCAACAATGCATAAGACATTCACTCACATATTACATTGTCCTAATTAGaaagattttgatataatttatcataattaattgacgcaataaattttattatattacagaatttatttaatcataggatatatctttaaatatattgacaaggcaattattttctcacaATCGAAAGTTTTCTTTACGCATAATTTTCCAAAAGACCGAGAAAGTATACGTTAGAAAGTATACGTTAGCAATTGCCAATAGTAAAATTTAGAGATTATATACCTGCTGCTGATCTTACTGACAGAGTTCTTTTGACAGTTGTTGACCTTGGGACCGTGAAGGATGAACCAGGAGGAGCTGTCATGCAAGCGAACAGTTAGCGTTTTTTTCTCGTCATCGAAACGTCAACATCACTACGTTGACCTTTTGTTGGCgagtttttctaattatatattgttatcaatGCCAAACTAAAGCCGCATTGCGGTTAAAACGTATAAgcataaataaagtattatagcGTATTTTTCATATGTGCGCTTTGTTTGCCAATGAAGGAGACTTGGGTGCTTTTGTGACATTAGTGATACTGACAATGAGTCACGATACTCATGTACATTTCAAGTAAAACATGaaaaagatacattaattattaagatattttaattaagatatacaCGAAACATctgtttatacaaaaaagcTCGCTGATTTATACGACACAAACTAATactgctattattattttgctacaattaaaatattgatattcaatattgatattctagccaaatatataaaaaagtacatttaatataaccatttttataaattaaaaatatttaaacacatatatttaacataaactgctatttgtaattttcagcTATGAAACTAAAAAGTTTTAGAGAAACTTGCTTTACTGTTTCTACTCCTTGCAACATATCATgctcttaatttaaaaaaaagtcaatatCATGTTAGCGATGTaagttacaataataattaaaattgtgagatgtttgtaacaatttaataatatttcgctaTACCTAAAGCAGAGGATGGCGTCCTAGCAGGCCCAAATTGACCTCGTTTTGGAGGCATATTCAACCTTTTGACAGGAGCCGATTTAATCTGCAACATAAACTTTTTCTTCACatcatatctatttataaatttgcaataaggTGCTCTAATGCACACCTTTGAACTCTATACTTACCGCTCTGTCGATTTCATCACTGTCTTTACCAActgaaacaaaagaaaaagaatacgtGTTCAAGAGAAATCAGGACTTTGCACATttctagttaaaaaaaaaaaaacatttaaaaatataataataatttacaaaaatatataatatactttattatactcTACaacactttttataattataatctctcgatattcttttaatattaaaatattagattaatatattatgtattgtgTTATGTAAGAtaatgcacacacacataaacatcgtaataagatataaaaattaattaataaaaatttaaataaaaatatatctgagaatttatgtattgaaaaatattaaaattactttatatatttatcataaagtaGTCTTGTCAGTTTTTGAACggcaaaattaattcatgtaTACCTAGATCTGGATACAGCCAAGGAGGCTTGTGGATGTCGCAGTGACATCCCCGCGCCCTTGCACCAGGATGTTTGACTATATTATCCCATTGCAATATCCATCTGCTGCTCGCGTcccacaattttttatcgatactgGGATACTTCTTTAATCCCCGACGCAAGCAACGATGTTCGTTCGGTATTAACATGCCACCGTCATTCATCGCGAtcaaatgtgtataatattttagcgcAAGCAGCGAGGATCAACTTCTCCGTAGATCCGAACGGAATTATAGTGACATTGACATTTCGCCAACGCCATCAACATCTTAATAAACCAGTAAACCAGTTGCGAGCGAATCTTTTTCCATCcctgttgtattttttttttttttcagcagaTGTTATAAATAGCAATCTGAGAATAATACTGTCACATTAACCGAttactgattaaaaaaaaattatgctaagcacatttataaatatgagactttacaagaaattttttatttgcttatcaTTGTCTCTTTTATAGACAAGATtccataaaagttttttaatcgacaaacatagaaaataaatatagttggACTCGcgaaaaattgaattcttaAGAGCTACGACAATATCGTTCTCaagatttgattaaaaaaaaaaaaaattgtattgcgTGCAATGAATACATCAACAAATGTTATGACAATTTGGCGTTCAAGTTTATAACTCTTGGCCGATTCATCTCTAGAGATTCTCGCTAATGAATATTATGTGAGCTCAAGAAAGTGTAAAATCTCGAAACGTTGCGGCGAAACTCGTAAATGCGAGCGGCTCGCATATAGTGAAAGTGAATCTTCGTCTTTTCCCGCGAATTGTTTCGTTgtagaattaatttctaaatcctAATTGGACTCCCGCGAGAACATGCCTTATTAATTTTGCCGCTGTAAGCGACTCATTAGAGCGATTAATCTCGCGGGATGCGCGGATTTAACGAGTAAAATTAATCGGCACGCTATCGGATTTCGTTTCGCACAAAACTACGTACATTtagcatttatataaacgGAGAACATTTTAGTACATTTAGGTACTACAAGTTTCCAATAAGAAATGATTTAtgaagttattattaaaataattgtcaaaaattattattaaaattattatttaaagatattataaatttaacttcTCGCCCTTTCAATCCTTTTTAATCTTGTcactatttttcaaaaaaagaatccCCAATCGATAAAATCTGAGAAAGTCGCAATCAGCATCGAATGGAATCgcttaataaatcattaaaagaaaattactgGAATTATGACGTAAACTGGTAGTTTGTAGCAAATGACGACAGTAAACGACAGCTACCTcactttctatctctctctctttgaattTTAAGATTGTCGACGTAACAGTTCCTAATGTTTACTCTTGCCTCTCGCAAGCACCTTATTATCTACCTTCCGAGCATTCTTTGCGGTCGTATTGAGCGCATGCACGCGTTCTCTTTCGCATTAAGAGGTTCTGTAATATGCAGCTGCGTGAGGCCGTTTATTTAGCAGTACACTAAAGATTCCTTCTTTTTCTGCGAGACAAACATTCGATATTTGTCATGCCATTCGagctttatataaatctattaatgAGCTTTAATCGCATCCTCACTATAAGCTAAAAATCAATAACGTAATTATTATGCGCCTTCGTTgacagtttaatattttaatgagaatacaaatattatataatatgccgTGCTCAATTAATTTGagaatttcatattatgtttGATAATGACGTGAGATGCGTAAATAATAATCGCAGAAAAGCAAAAATGATAACGATTCATTGGCACGAGCCATTTTCTCGGCGAATACCAGGTCAATGTTCTCCGATAGTTATGAATGTCGCTTTACATACTTGCTATGTATCCACCGACAGCAATCGATGATCCAATAATAAACGAACCATTATTAAAGATACTATCGCTAATATAAATACCGTTCAGAGAATTAAGAATGCGATAGGCGCGATTTTCTTAGCTGTCAACGATCGCGAcccatttattaatatccttTGGTGTTCTCTCCGGTTCCAACAAtcaatgtacacacacacgtgcCGCATAACACGTAACGAGACCGTTTAATGAGAAACCTCATTTTCTCACGTTACAGATAGTATCGTCTCGCGCGCCTTCTCCTCTGACATTCTAGCGTTCATTCAGATCTTCGCGCGCCGTTCATGCGAGTTGCCGGTGTCGAAGCTCTTTGAGAAACACAGATATATCGTATATCCAGACAACGTAGCTTCGAGTAAACTGAAGAAGAGAATGTACAATGTTATCACACTAATGGATGAAAACGATTCTATAgggaaatacaaaaaattattcattttaacgTACACGaatcatattgtattattaaagataattgtgtttttaaaaacaaaattgtgcATATCGGCCGAGGAGAATCTGTGTATTTTACGCACAAAACTCTCAGCTTGGCTAAATATAGACACACTTATTCAGTTTATCTCTCGGAAAGGTATAGACACTATATGACGAAGGTTTTTTTccagaataataaaagaccGAGCGTTTGATTTACATCAATTTGCTCCTCCCGGGTCTTAAAATCATCGCGGACGGATCGCGTGGTGTTTTAGGAgcggggggaaaaaaaaaattcatcccGCTTCCCGGAATCGGGTTGCGTCACAAACGCGCCGCGCGATCGGCCTCTATTACGCGTAAACCCATTACCGCGCACACGTGCGCGGGCATTTATCGTCGATGTGTAGATTAACATCGTCTAGCGGTTAGACCGCCATCGTTCGCGTATAAAAAGGGACATCGAGCCGTGTATTAAATAGcgcgcaaaaaaagaaataaataccaAACTCTCCATTGAAACACTGAACCGACTGCGATTGATTAACGTGCGCGATTTCGACGTTAATTACGCGGAGATCTTGATTAAGGTGGCCCTTATTTAGCCCGAATAAAGCGTAACACGAGTAATCTCGGTCTTCATTTCACGCCTCGTTATAAGGTAATTTACGTGAAACAATATAAGGGCATAACTGTGCGAAATTTTTTTGCGGCAACGCACTGTTCGAGAAGCTGATTTcggtgattatatatatttattttattttattttatttatttttttttttcgagaaagagagcacGAAATCCTGTTCCTCGCTCATTGCATAAGtacgttataatatatatataaaaaaaaaaactaagagtatttaaaattgtttacctTGTTCGCAATCACATTTCGCTTTAATGATTGAGGTAAGcggaataattaatagaacttGCCGACGGGCACGCTTAgctatctattaatttaaaatgcgaCATTACCTTCGAGGAATTTAAAGTGAAGTCATATTTTCAATAGAACGAGGAAAGAACGATCGCATtgtattgcataattaaagctattctctattattataatcgtgTAACAAAGAAACGCGAGTTCGCCATTTACATCCATGTCTAGTGAAAATGCTCGAGCGGCAGCGAATCGTCTAGTTGATCGCGGCCGAGAAAGTGCATTAATAATTCTGACCAACGGGGGTCTCCTCCTCTCGGCCTTTTTGCACGCCCGTCGAACTTTTGTAGAGGCCCTCGACAACACGCGTGTACTGTAAACTCCTTATCTCTCTCAAAGGCGGCCCGAAACGTGACACAAATAAAGATTCGTGAcccatacacacatacacatattgtATTCAAGCGGACGAAACGATCCTAAATATCTCTGGTGGAAATTCACTATCTCGATGTGCGCGATAGATACtccagtttcttttttttttattattttttattatcttttttattattatttttagagaatatttagagaaaaggagagagatagagatttTAGGTTCTAAACTTTAGTGGTAACTTGATCAATTTTCCTTCATCTAAAAAGGGAGACTTATTTGTGCGATTCcactttacattataattgcGTTTACGAGAAACACGACTTATTCCGGCGTTCACTTCGAAACTGGATATTGCGCCGTGCGATTCTTTTCGAAATAACGCGACTCTCCGCTTACATCCATGTCTTAACAACACTATTTCTCATCGTACGTAGCCGCGGGCGCGGAACAATCGGActcgcatatatatgtatatatatacatatatacatagtcTATGCGGCTATATGATTACGACGCCGAGCGTTCGTCGTTTATCTCACTCTTTGTCGCGcactgaaaaaaattccttcggCGAACCGCGACCGCACCGATGACGGTCAAAATCGTCGCACTCTCAGGAAGTATCACGTGTCAGGAGGCATCGATTGCGCGAATACACGATATAGCCCGCGATAACGACGCATCTCTCGCACACACACTTATCGTTAATGGTCCTGCGCGACGTCACGAAGTAAACACTGGGATCTCGCTTACGCGAGATGATCGAGGAGGGAAGTCGGACGGTAATAATGACAATTCTGACGagaggcgaaaaaaaaaaatgaagcgaTACGTCTCTCCGATGACAGCGCAATTTTCGATTCCACGATCATAGGAGAGTGCACTTTACCGAGGTCAGCGCGTTTTTATCGTCACGAGAAGCGAAAAGCAGACTGTCGCGTGTTTCTAGCAGCATATCGAAATCACTGATCTCACCGAGATTACAGACGAGGGAAATCGATCCTCGCATGTGACAcgaagaaggaagaaaaaaaaaaaaagcgaaggAGAAAAGCACACGATC from Cataglyphis hispanica isolate Lineage 1 chromosome 3, ULB_Chis1_1.0, whole genome shotgun sequence encodes the following:
- the LOC126848493 gene encoding LOW QUALITY PROTEIN: CLIP-associating protein 1 (The sequence of the model RefSeq protein was modified relative to this genomic sequence to represent the inferred CDS: inserted 2 bases in 1 codon); amino-acid sequence: MAVNPRDMDGFMPLLSTTDIKKKLNVGNALLNYLGDSTNSIECQDIGMFIDNVIPWLGNGNPKVVQNGLEILTYLADRMGHDFKPYISTIIQPTIDRLGDSKDATREKAQLVLLKIMEKGCMSPQNLLDRLRPAFIHKNAKLREEALILLTTTLNEHGADEMALSGVIPSIVKMLSDPSEKVRETALNTLADIYRHVGERLRVDLQRKHNVPQAKMLLLIEKFDQLKAAGDLLPLAMSSDVGKDSDEIDRAIKSAPVKRLNMPPKRGQFGPARTPSSALAPPGSSFTVPRSTTVKRTLSVRSAAAQAGAVDEEYFITSFEDVPTTTLFSAKDLEEQMKSIRETVGDDKKDWKLRTENMKKLRAIILAGGTNYENFHECLKNMQRPFEQACTDLRSQVAREACVTLAFLSQSLKNKFANFGEAVLLTLMNLIQNSAKVVATSGAVAVRFILQNTHCSRYVPIIISCVSNKSKDIRKATWEYLALILQTWPTQILQKHITTLPDALKKGIADSDPEARVFARKSFWAFKNHFPEQAEILLNNLDASYKRSLMSLSNSGSSNSLNVVANARSSSVSPRTARPAMSAADRGTPGGIRSTSAIDLQAAQRAKARTMYANMSRQKAVAALPRPSKSPDPNTIASPERVARTRTRMSGVSQSQPSSRSGSPSSRLNYATYNREGESLIGRPRRLSGHGIGSTSNSREPSPQRFGMDRSFASKLRGRNLHMSPTDSTRPPVMAQKMLLKSREAESALADALTLDSIDNYSRIPGGKGDHSDDSENSSICSERSIDGYRRASDSYSWSGSQPRLYRDLWDQSIPKDIKEIIENCAHKHWGDRKEGLVGLQHYLNSGNTLTTSDLRRVTDIFTKMFMDSHTKVFSLFLDTLNELVMTHSEGLGDWLYVLCARLLNKLGTDLLGSIQTKIQRTLDIIRDYFPGQQLLPAVMRYLTDPTQTPNSRVKVAALKFIAQIAETAEPSALTSSAGTALARLLDWSNDGKSQDVKRHAQNAVISLYNLNPPQVTMILSELPKYYQETAWPLVQNHLRKSSASSNPASPGTPPPRAQSSPARTKAKNDIKIDARTEIDGGDENMEEVYKSLRRTTAEIQNYGFERLXRATTSKDSGISNMADVEERMEGLTLSNSGRSSSVSSPTQRGRSSNITVNGSDTIAGDLILPQENNGYKTHGSSPDLTNRPEIVDNMVKILQSKVAQTTEKVSVLQEFQLYVREGDALYVKRNFKKVLKVLLDSLSNDGKVIQVEVLQTLIDMLKCQELIECFSSYNELLVLKVIYAYKSDDQKVDSSSGSGGRSPVHWNAEKCAATMAMVLKPEQIIHLVSTIIATESYPLNMGAIKMLHKVVEHWGRDAIEPHLAKVMPGLIKAYDDAESAVRKSAVFCMVAIHVAVGEEVLKPHLSSLYSSKLKLLNIYIQRAQQQANSTPASPRSNSKN